In Argopecten irradians isolate NY chromosome 11, Ai_NY, whole genome shotgun sequence, one DNA window encodes the following:
- the LOC138334225 gene encoding GTPase IMAP family member 4-like isoform X3, with the protein MKNGESLGMIKVSGLSPQITEETLTLYFENRRKSGGGDIDEVDYKGDWAIITFENPAVTKAVLGKSHRLHGTDLEVESYSPSSQPKPRQLSTLSGAKGNYYKQNPNDTDNEVRIVMIGKTGTGKSATGNTILGKKLFTSKLSGKSVTKRCCLRQSERFGQFIAVADTPGLFDTGISNDEMKKEIVKCIGLTAPGPHAFLLVLAVGRFTQEEQDTVTAFSEIFGEGMYDRLIVLFTRKDDLDRMETTLEGYVEEATEPLRKILKKCSHRYLAFDNTQPADKLEKDAMELINIINSITVANGGQCYTNAMVEEAEKQIQLKRYQMEREKEEEIKKAAELKQMEKLKEIEERYRKMEENFRATTRKEIEEDGSFLGNLTEGLSKIGKSLLSPFTTIGGWFS; encoded by the exons ATGAAGAATGGAGAGTCATTGGGAATGATAAAAGTGTCCGGTTTATCTCCTCAGATTACCGAAGAGacactgacattatattttgaaaatagaaGAAAGAGTGGAGGTGGCGACATTGATGAAGTGGACTATAAAGGAGATTGGGCTATTATAACATTTGAAAACCCCGCAG tgACGAAGGCAGTACTGGGCAAAAGTCATCGACTACATGGTACTGATTTGGAAGTCGAGTCCTACTCTCCGTCATCGCAACCAAAACCGCGCCAGTTGTCGACTTTGTCTGGAGCAAAAGGTAATTATT ATAAACAAAATCCGAACGACACAGACAATGAGGTGAGGATTGTTATGATTGGGAAAACCGGTACTGGTAAAAGTGCGACAGGTAACACCATACTCGGAAAGAAATTATTTACCTCGAAACTGTCAGGTAAATCAGTTACAAAGAGATGCTGTTTGAGGCAATCTGAACGCTTTGGGCAGTTCATAGCAGTCGCTGATACCCCGGGATTATTTGATACCGGTATCAGCaatgatgaaatgaaaaaagaaattgttaaaTGCATCGGATTGACGGCACCAGGACCACATGCATTTTTACTCGTCTTGGCTGTAGGGAGATTTACCCAAGAAGAGCAGGATACGGTTACAGCCTTCTCTGAGATATTCGGGGAAGGTATGTATGATCGTCTTATAGTCCTCTTTACACGGAAGGATGATTTGGACAGGATGGAAACCACCCTAGAGGGCTATGTAGAGGAAGCAACCGAACCTCTGAGGAAAATCCTTAAAAAATGTAGTCACAGGTACCTTGCGTTTGACAACACCCAGCCAGCTGATAAGCTTGAAAAAGATGCAATGGAAttgattaatatcattaacagcaTCACCGTAGCAAACGGCGGTCAGTGCTACACCAATGCGATGGTTGAAGAGGCAGAAAAGCAAATTCAACTGAAACGTTACCAAATGGAACGAGAAAAGGAGgaagaaattaaaaaagccGCGGAGCTTAAGCAGATGGAAAAACTAAAAGAAATCGAGGAAAGGTATCGGAAAATGGAAGAAAACTTCCGCGCGACTACACGAAAGGAAATTGAGGAGGACGGATCTTTCTTGGGAAATCTAACTGAAGGATTAAGTAAAATAGGCAAGAGTCTTCTATCGCCGTTCACAACGATAGGGGGTTGGTTTTCTTAA
- the LOC138334225 gene encoding GTPase IMAP family member 4-like isoform X2 yields the protein MIKVKGYSHQTTEETLTLFFENERKSGGGDIKNVDVHSDWAVITFENPAVVDRVLRKSPLSLGKKEITAERFTPDMKNGESLGMIKVSGLSPQITEETLTLYFENRRKSGGGDIDEVDYKGDWAIITFENPAVTKAVLGKSHRLHGTDLEVESYSPSSQPKPRQLSTLSGAKDKQNPNDTDNEVRIVMIGKTGTGKSATGNTILGKKLFTSKLSGKSVTKRCCLRQSERFGQFIAVADTPGLFDTGISNDEMKKEIVKCIGLTAPGPHAFLLVLAVGRFTQEEQDTVTAFSEIFGEGMYDRLIVLFTRKDDLDRMETTLEGYVEEATEPLRKILKKCSHRYLAFDNTQPADKLEKDAMELINIINSITVANGGQCYTNAMVEEAEKQIQLKRYQMEREKEEEIKKAAELKQMEKLKEIEERYRKMEENFRATTRKEIEEDGSFLGNLTEGLSKIGKSLLSPFTTIGGWFS from the exons ATGATAAAGGTCAAAGGATACTCACACCAAACAACAGAGGAGACCCttacattattttttgaaaatgagCGAAAGAGTGGAGGTGGCGACATAAAGAATGTGGACGTTCATAGTGATTGGGCTGTTATAACATTTGAGAACCCTGCAG tggttGACCGTGTACTTCGGAAATCCCCATTATCACTGGGTAAGAAAGAGATAACGGCTGAACGATTCACTCCTGACATGAAGAATGGAGAGTCATTGGGAATGATAAAAGTGTCCGGTTTATCTCCTCAGATTACCGAAGAGacactgacattatattttgaaaatagaaGAAAGAGTGGAGGTGGCGACATTGATGAAGTGGACTATAAAGGAGATTGGGCTATTATAACATTTGAAAACCCCGCAG tgACGAAGGCAGTACTGGGCAAAAGTCATCGACTACATGGTACTGATTTGGAAGTCGAGTCCTACTCTCCGTCATCGCAACCAAAACCGCGCCAGTTGTCGACTTTGTCTGGAGCAAAAG ATAAACAAAATCCGAACGACACAGACAATGAGGTGAGGATTGTTATGATTGGGAAAACCGGTACTGGTAAAAGTGCGACAGGTAACACCATACTCGGAAAGAAATTATTTACCTCGAAACTGTCAGGTAAATCAGTTACAAAGAGATGCTGTTTGAGGCAATCTGAACGCTTTGGGCAGTTCATAGCAGTCGCTGATACCCCGGGATTATTTGATACCGGTATCAGCaatgatgaaatgaaaaaagaaattgttaaaTGCATCGGATTGACGGCACCAGGACCACATGCATTTTTACTCGTCTTGGCTGTAGGGAGATTTACCCAAGAAGAGCAGGATACGGTTACAGCCTTCTCTGAGATATTCGGGGAAGGTATGTATGATCGTCTTATAGTCCTCTTTACACGGAAGGATGATTTGGACAGGATGGAAACCACCCTAGAGGGCTATGTAGAGGAAGCAACCGAACCTCTGAGGAAAATCCTTAAAAAATGTAGTCACAGGTACCTTGCGTTTGACAACACCCAGCCAGCTGATAAGCTTGAAAAAGATGCAATGGAAttgattaatatcattaacagcaTCACCGTAGCAAACGGCGGTCAGTGCTACACCAATGCGATGGTTGAAGAGGCAGAAAAGCAAATTCAACTGAAACGTTACCAAATGGAACGAGAAAAGGAGgaagaaattaaaaaagccGCGGAGCTTAAGCAGATGGAAAAACTAAAAGAAATCGAGGAAAGGTATCGGAAAATGGAAGAAAACTTCCGCGCGACTACACGAAAGGAAATTGAGGAGGACGGATCTTTCTTGGGAAATCTAACTGAAGGATTAAGTAAAATAGGCAAGAGTCTTCTATCGCCGTTCACAACGATAGGGGGTTGGTTTTCTTAA
- the LOC138334225 gene encoding GTPase IMAP family member 4-like isoform X1 — protein MIKVKGYSHQTTEETLTLFFENERKSGGGDIKNVDVHSDWAVITFENPAVVDRVLRKSPLSLGKKEITAERFTPDMKNGESLGMIKVSGLSPQITEETLTLYFENRRKSGGGDIDEVDYKGDWAIITFENPAVTKAVLGKSHRLHGTDLEVESYSPSSQPKPRQLSTLSGAKGNYYKQNPNDTDNEVRIVMIGKTGTGKSATGNTILGKKLFTSKLSGKSVTKRCCLRQSERFGQFIAVADTPGLFDTGISNDEMKKEIVKCIGLTAPGPHAFLLVLAVGRFTQEEQDTVTAFSEIFGEGMYDRLIVLFTRKDDLDRMETTLEGYVEEATEPLRKILKKCSHRYLAFDNTQPADKLEKDAMELINIINSITVANGGQCYTNAMVEEAEKQIQLKRYQMEREKEEEIKKAAELKQMEKLKEIEERYRKMEENFRATTRKEIEEDGSFLGNLTEGLSKIGKSLLSPFTTIGGWFS, from the exons ATGATAAAGGTCAAAGGATACTCACACCAAACAACAGAGGAGACCCttacattattttttgaaaatgagCGAAAGAGTGGAGGTGGCGACATAAAGAATGTGGACGTTCATAGTGATTGGGCTGTTATAACATTTGAGAACCCTGCAG tggttGACCGTGTACTTCGGAAATCCCCATTATCACTGGGTAAGAAAGAGATAACGGCTGAACGATTCACTCCTGACATGAAGAATGGAGAGTCATTGGGAATGATAAAAGTGTCCGGTTTATCTCCTCAGATTACCGAAGAGacactgacattatattttgaaaatagaaGAAAGAGTGGAGGTGGCGACATTGATGAAGTGGACTATAAAGGAGATTGGGCTATTATAACATTTGAAAACCCCGCAG tgACGAAGGCAGTACTGGGCAAAAGTCATCGACTACATGGTACTGATTTGGAAGTCGAGTCCTACTCTCCGTCATCGCAACCAAAACCGCGCCAGTTGTCGACTTTGTCTGGAGCAAAAGGTAATTATT ATAAACAAAATCCGAACGACACAGACAATGAGGTGAGGATTGTTATGATTGGGAAAACCGGTACTGGTAAAAGTGCGACAGGTAACACCATACTCGGAAAGAAATTATTTACCTCGAAACTGTCAGGTAAATCAGTTACAAAGAGATGCTGTTTGAGGCAATCTGAACGCTTTGGGCAGTTCATAGCAGTCGCTGATACCCCGGGATTATTTGATACCGGTATCAGCaatgatgaaatgaaaaaagaaattgttaaaTGCATCGGATTGACGGCACCAGGACCACATGCATTTTTACTCGTCTTGGCTGTAGGGAGATTTACCCAAGAAGAGCAGGATACGGTTACAGCCTTCTCTGAGATATTCGGGGAAGGTATGTATGATCGTCTTATAGTCCTCTTTACACGGAAGGATGATTTGGACAGGATGGAAACCACCCTAGAGGGCTATGTAGAGGAAGCAACCGAACCTCTGAGGAAAATCCTTAAAAAATGTAGTCACAGGTACCTTGCGTTTGACAACACCCAGCCAGCTGATAAGCTTGAAAAAGATGCAATGGAAttgattaatatcattaacagcaTCACCGTAGCAAACGGCGGTCAGTGCTACACCAATGCGATGGTTGAAGAGGCAGAAAAGCAAATTCAACTGAAACGTTACCAAATGGAACGAGAAAAGGAGgaagaaattaaaaaagccGCGGAGCTTAAGCAGATGGAAAAACTAAAAGAAATCGAGGAAAGGTATCGGAAAATGGAAGAAAACTTCCGCGCGACTACACGAAAGGAAATTGAGGAGGACGGATCTTTCTTGGGAAATCTAACTGAAGGATTAAGTAAAATAGGCAAGAGTCTTCTATCGCCGTTCACAACGATAGGGGGTTGGTTTTCTTAA